The following proteins are co-located in the Flectobacillus major DSM 103 genome:
- a CDS encoding BT_3928 family protein encodes MKFIAHFSRIFVGIIFIFSGLIKLNDPVGTEIKLEEYFDVFATDFPWMAGFWHFWVPLALYVSIFLCALELVLGVCLLVQYKLKTASWVLLATVIFFGFLTFYSAYFNKVTDCGCFGETIKLKPWTSFIKDMVLLFFILIILWQRHIFADKKTGSVVAISSVFCLLLGIYAVRYLPVQDGLPYAIGENIAENMKPSETPKFKYIMEKNGKEQEFNEYPTDTTWKFKQMIQLNEDEAKARITDYNLYRNGDSIDYKAESFVGKKLMIVSPFVQKAHTEHFDKIRSLIQSLKGSDVTVWLVTGSADSDVQKFVSEQKLAIPVLSADVKVLKTIARANPVIWLLKDGTVKGKWSHNATPSKEEVLEKLQ; translated from the coding sequence ATGAAATTTATTGCTCATTTTTCTCGGATTTTCGTTGGTATCATTTTTATTTTCTCAGGACTAATCAAACTCAACGACCCAGTAGGAACAGAAATCAAATTAGAAGAATATTTTGATGTTTTTGCTACAGACTTTCCTTGGATGGCGGGATTTTGGCATTTCTGGGTTCCTTTGGCCTTGTATGTTTCGATTTTTCTATGTGCCTTAGAATTGGTGCTTGGGGTGTGCTTATTGGTACAATATAAACTCAAGACAGCCTCTTGGGTATTGCTAGCCACAGTAATTTTCTTTGGTTTTCTTACCTTTTATTCGGCATATTTCAATAAAGTAACCGACTGCGGTTGTTTTGGAGAAACCATCAAACTAAAACCTTGGACATCGTTTATCAAGGATATGGTCTTACTGTTCTTTATTTTAATTATTTTGTGGCAACGCCATATTTTTGCCGATAAAAAAACAGGCTCTGTTGTAGCTATTTCTAGTGTATTTTGCTTATTACTTGGCATTTATGCAGTTCGCTATTTGCCTGTACAAGATGGCTTGCCTTATGCTATTGGCGAAAATATTGCCGAAAACATGAAGCCTAGCGAAACACCTAAGTTTAAGTATATTATGGAGAAAAATGGCAAAGAGCAAGAATTTAACGAATATCCAACCGATACCACATGGAAATTCAAACAAATGATTCAGCTCAATGAAGACGAGGCCAAAGCTCGTATTACCGACTATAATTTGTATCGTAATGGTGACTCGATTGACTATAAAGCTGAAAGTTTTGTAGGAAAAAAATTAATGATTGTTAGTCCTTTTGTACAAAAAGCCCATACTGAACATTTTGATAAAATCAGAAGTTTAATCCAAAGTTTGAAGGGGTCTGACGTTACCGTTTGGCTTGTAACAGGCTCGGCCGACAGCGATGTTCAAAAGTTTGTTTCCGAACAAAAATTAGCTATCCCTGTATTAAGTGCCGACGTTAAGGTATTAAAAACCATTGCTAGAGCTAACCCTGTTATTTGGTTGCTAAAAGATGGTACAGTAAAAGGAAAATGGTCGCATAACGCAACGCCATCTAAAGAAGAAGTCTTGGAAAAGTTACAATAA
- a CDS encoding erythromycin esterase family protein translates to MRFPRVLFLILFMPKLALGQLSAKSIATQQGIAIKTLLTPIGAKRVVGLGEGTHGTKEFNDIRVAIIQELFLQKGFNIICLESAYGGGYWLNQIINSNEDIKQAMKQHLTSIWQTQEIEALLLWMRQYNQTHNKPITLMGMDWNYIGGSGKIVKEFCEKIGTLKTYANQLEQCTLRQDTAWEKQNDTTAVLNMADIILNASEGYTLTVKIDSIMNTKHEYPLALKNALLNCKHGFYVLYQAGKKQEALSRDAMMADMVLAVLNQQPNAKMAIMAHNGHVAYKASEYLQGDANPGGMGYFLRKKIGKSYYAIGTTTVKGTYSATTDFVDTHTNQFRPYRLNNPISTSWEAYFAQQKSSIFWIDAGAGLLKNKKKSFRFIGYRPENQDSYTEEASFDTYFDAMLFLRETTAARHLF, encoded by the coding sequence ATGAGATTTCCAAGGGTTTTATTCCTGATTTTGTTTATGCCAAAGTTGGCTTTAGGTCAACTATCAGCGAAGTCTATTGCTACACAGCAAGGGATAGCCATCAAGACACTACTAACCCCAATAGGAGCAAAACGGGTAGTAGGGTTAGGCGAGGGCACACATGGTACCAAAGAATTTAATGATATTCGGGTAGCTATTATTCAAGAGCTTTTCCTCCAAAAAGGCTTTAATATCATTTGTCTGGAAAGTGCTTATGGTGGAGGTTATTGGCTCAATCAAATCATCAATTCTAATGAGGATATTAAACAAGCCATGAAACAGCACCTAACTTCGATTTGGCAAACCCAAGAAATAGAAGCCTTGTTGCTATGGATGCGGCAGTATAACCAAACTCATAACAAGCCCATAACATTGATGGGTATGGACTGGAATTATATAGGAGGTTCAGGTAAAATCGTAAAGGAATTTTGTGAGAAAATAGGTACGTTAAAAACCTATGCCAACCAGCTAGAGCAATGTACCCTCAGGCAAGATACTGCGTGGGAAAAGCAAAATGATACTACAGCCGTACTGAATATGGCCGATATTATTCTGAATGCTTCAGAAGGGTATACTCTTACTGTCAAGATTGACAGTATTATGAATACAAAGCATGAATATCCTTTGGCTTTGAAAAATGCTTTACTTAATTGTAAACATGGGTTTTATGTATTGTATCAGGCAGGGAAAAAGCAAGAAGCTTTGTCAAGAGATGCCATGATGGCCGATATGGTATTGGCTGTATTAAACCAGCAACCCAATGCAAAAATGGCTATTATGGCTCATAATGGCCATGTGGCCTACAAAGCATCGGAGTATTTGCAAGGTGATGCCAACCCTGGAGGGATGGGGTATTTTTTACGAAAAAAAATAGGGAAGTCGTATTATGCAATAGGCACAACCACCGTAAAAGGAACTTATAGTGCTACAACAGATTTTGTAGATACCCATACCAATCAATTTCGGCCTTATCGCTTAAATAATCCTATATCAACCTCTTGGGAAGCTTATTTTGCCCAACAAAAATCAAGTATTTTTTGGATTGACGCAGGGGCGGGTTTATTGAAAAATAAGAAAAAATCATTTCGGTTTATTGGCTATCGGCCAGAAAATCAAGATAGTTATACCGAAGAAGCCAGTTTTGACACCTACTTCGATGCCATGCTGTTTCTCAGAGAAACTACTGCTGCTAGGCATTTATTTTAA
- a CDS encoding shikimate kinase: protein MKNIFLVGMPSSGKSTLGRQLAKAIGYQFVDMDELIERHENQSIPEIFKWKGENYFREVESMILKKFLPNQKVVIATGGGVPCFFDNMDFIKAQGISIFLNVQPEDLAKRIKMSDANNRPLINKQSNNMALLDDIRKRYEARLPDYMRADLKVDGSIDVEQLLWLLDEMKM, encoded by the coding sequence ATGAAAAATATATTTTTAGTTGGAATGCCCTCTTCTGGTAAAAGCACCTTGGGTCGTCAGCTGGCAAAAGCTATTGGCTACCAATTTGTAGATATGGATGAGCTTATAGAACGCCACGAAAACCAATCTATTCCAGAGATTTTTAAATGGAAGGGCGAGAATTATTTCCGTGAAGTAGAAAGTATGATTCTCAAAAAATTCCTCCCCAACCAAAAAGTCGTGATTGCTACTGGTGGTGGAGTTCCCTGTTTTTTTGATAACATGGACTTTATCAAGGCTCAGGGTATTAGTATATTCTTGAATGTACAGCCCGAGGATTTGGCCAAACGCATCAAGATGTCCGATGCCAACAATAGGCCTCTCATCAATAAGCAATCGAATAATATGGCATTGCTAGATGATATCCGAAAACGCTACGAAGCACGCCTACCAGATTATATGCGTGCCGACTTAAAAGTTGATGGTAGTATTGATGTAGAGCAACTATTGTGGCTTTTGGATGAAATGAAAATGTAA
- a CDS encoding LytR/AlgR family response regulator transcription factor encodes MAYPLKCIVIDDELPAQQVMQHFIEKIPFLQLDIVLSNALEGLEYIRQHEVDIVFTDIKMPEISGIQMLKSLHKRPYVIITSAYQEYAIEGFDLDVGDFLVKPIAFDRFLKAINKITLLHNSASSIPTILEESQGEEDTKFYVKENGKITRIDFDNILYIEGLGDYIKIVPFVGKTIVTHITMKKVESLLPSQLFFRIHKSYIVQIDAVKSIEGNVIELENDTKLQIGLQFRERVLQRIKPIN; translated from the coding sequence ATGGCGTATCCTCTTAAATGTATTGTTATCGACGATGAACTGCCCGCCCAACAAGTAATGCAGCATTTTATCGAGAAAATTCCATTTTTACAACTAGATATAGTATTGTCTAATGCTTTGGAAGGACTAGAATATATCCGCCAACATGAAGTGGATATTGTATTTACTGACATCAAAATGCCCGAAATTTCGGGTATTCAAATGCTAAAATCGCTTCACAAACGCCCTTATGTGATTATCACTTCGGCTTATCAGGAATATGCTATTGAAGGCTTTGACCTAGACGTAGGCGACTTTCTGGTAAAGCCTATTGCTTTTGATAGGTTTTTGAAAGCGATTAATAAAATAACTCTTTTACATAATTCGGCTAGCAGTATACCCACAATATTGGAAGAATCTCAAGGAGAGGAAGATACCAAGTTTTACGTAAAAGAAAATGGTAAAATTACCCGAATAGACTTTGACAATATTTTGTATATAGAAGGACTTGGCGATTATATCAAGATTGTACCATTCGTAGGTAAAACTATCGTAACGCATATTACTATGAAAAAGGTAGAAAGCCTTTTACCTTCACAGCTATTCTTCAGAATTCATAAATCATATATTGTACAAATAGACGCTGTAAAATCTATTGAGGGGAATGTCATTGAACTAGAAAATGATACAAAACTTCAGATAGGACTACAATTTCGAGAAAGAGTATTACAAAGAATCAAACCCATTAATTAG
- a CDS encoding DUF1599 domain-containing protein produces the protein MTKTEIEYRQVISVCKELFQKKNKDYGTSWRILRLPSLTDQIFIKAQRIRSIQEKGVQKVNDGIEGEFIGIINYCIIAMIQNALTDSTQMEFSETELSELYDQQVAKTLGLLMNKNHDYGEAWRDMRVSSMTDLILMKIFRTKQIEDNQGQTLVSEGVEANYQDMLNYAVFCLIQMGWGQQQQQQQ, from the coding sequence ATGACAAAAACAGAAATCGAATATCGTCAAGTAATATCTGTGTGTAAAGAGCTTTTCCAGAAAAAAAATAAAGATTATGGTACTTCTTGGCGTATTTTACGTTTGCCAAGTTTAACCGACCAAATTTTCATTAAGGCACAACGTATTCGGTCTATCCAAGAGAAAGGGGTACAGAAGGTAAACGACGGTATTGAAGGTGAATTTATTGGTATTATCAATTACTGTATCATTGCGATGATTCAGAATGCCCTTACCGATTCTACTCAAATGGAATTTTCGGAAACAGAGTTAAGCGAGCTTTACGACCAACAAGTAGCCAAAACACTTGGACTTTTGATGAACAAAAATCATGATTATGGCGAAGCTTGGCGTGATATGCGTGTAAGTTCGATGACCGATTTGATTTTGATGAAAATCTTTAGAACGAAACAAATCGAAGATAATCAAGGACAAACCCTTGTTTCGGAAGGTGTAGAAGCCAACTATCAAGATATGCTTAATTATGCCGTTTTTTGTCTTATCCAAATGGGTTGGGGACAACAACAACAGCAACAACAATAA
- a CDS encoding sensor histidine kinase — protein MYRHRSIHLTYPPALSVFLHILFWAIIFFLRFIVLQESLTSGRILPTGFSNFCINILAFYGIAYKGIPLLFQKKYLPLLALCIVYYALVTLINYYSIGAYLKLGQINVHSETYYASTNFFQNGLKNAFLGNHPSFYYLFDTFFELLFPLVIKFGKSYYESSIKIITLERDNSLLELNKLKNQLNPHFFFNNLNSIYSLVLQNDARALEAILKLSHLMRRTLYESSFDLILLSNELEHITDYLDLAKIRYGNRVLIGFDTENIGEKDTIPSMLLLNLVENAFKHGVENVIAKTKAWVQISVSVEKSMLYVEIRNNKLPQQPKRAASGIGLQNTQKRLELLYPNRHNLAIVSENELFSVQLTLQL, from the coding sequence ATGTATCGCCATCGCTCTATCCACTTGACTTATCCTCCAGCTTTAAGCGTGTTTTTACATATTTTGTTTTGGGCAATTATCTTTTTTCTTAGGTTTATCGTACTGCAAGAAAGCCTCACTTCTGGCAGGATATTGCCTACGGGGTTTTCTAATTTTTGCATCAATATTCTGGCTTTTTACGGTATTGCCTACAAGGGAATTCCTCTTCTATTTCAAAAGAAATATCTGCCCTTATTGGCATTGTGCATAGTTTACTATGCCTTGGTTACGCTCATTAATTATTATAGTATTGGGGCATATTTGAAATTGGGGCAAATTAATGTCCATAGCGAAACCTACTACGCTAGTACTAATTTCTTTCAAAATGGACTCAAAAATGCTTTTCTGGGAAATCATCCTTCATTTTATTACCTTTTTGATACTTTTTTTGAACTACTTTTTCCGCTGGTTATCAAATTCGGAAAGTCATATTACGAGTCCTCTATCAAAATAATCACTTTAGAAAGAGATAACTCTTTATTGGAATTAAATAAGCTCAAAAATCAGCTAAATCCCCATTTCTTTTTTAACAATCTCAATAGTATTTATAGCCTTGTATTACAAAACGATGCTAGGGCTTTGGAGGCTATCTTAAAATTATCACATTTAATGCGACGAACACTCTATGAGTCGTCTTTTGATCTGATACTATTATCAAACGAACTAGAGCATATTACGGATTATCTTGACCTTGCTAAAATACGCTATGGGAATAGGGTTTTAATTGGTTTTGATACCGAAAATATAGGAGAAAAAGACACAATTCCTTCGATGTTGTTATTGAACTTAGTAGAAAATGCCTTCAAGCATGGCGTTGAAAACGTAATTGCCAAAACAAAAGCGTGGGTACAAATTAGCGTTTCGGTAGAAAAATCAATGTTGTATGTGGAGATACGCAACAATAAATTACCCCAACAACCAAAGAGAGCTGCTAGTGGAATAGGATTACAAAATACTCAAAAGCGACTTGAGCTATTGTATCCTAATAGACACAATCTGGCTATTGTGTCAGAAAATGAGCTTTTTTCTGTTCAGCTTACTTTACAACTATAA